The following are encoded together in the Coregonus clupeaformis isolate EN_2021a chromosome 24, ASM2061545v1, whole genome shotgun sequence genome:
- the LOC121530820 gene encoding potassium voltage-gated channel subfamily A member 10-like — MEVAMVDFESLDDIDSSLEDELDNPDDLTTRGRLSCASIIANWQMLLNSETQTQSETIFSRLAQECCEDLFVDKRGLDDGDQKVIINIAGLRFETQLKTLDQFPETLLGDPMKRMDYFDPMRNEYFFDRNRPSFDGILYYYQSGGKIRRPANVPLDVFADEIVFYELGSDAMEQFREDEGFIKEEEIPLPTNEMYHQFWLLFEYPESSNAARGVALVSVFIIVISIIIFCMETLPEFRDNSLDPVLPTTVMQLMPFDGNQSLGGLGSLFPPSATPKTITSTFSDPFFIIETACIVWFFFELVVRFVVCPSKSDFFHNLMNIIDIVSIIPYFVTLVTELVTTPDQNSSQNMSLAILRIIRLVRVFRIFKLSRHSKGLQILGQTLKASMRELGLLIFFLFIGVILFSSAIYFAEVDEPSTQFVSIPDGFWWAVVTMTTVGYGDMCPITMGGKMVGTLCAIAGVLTIALPVPVIVSNFNYFYHRETEQEDKQPMADASELAMKASGESKHGSSTSLNKTNGTWQRN; from the exons ATGGAGGTGGCTATGGTGGACTTTGAAAGTCTGGACGACATCGACAGCAGCCTGGAAGATGAGCTGGACAACCCAGATGATCTGACCAC GAGGGGGCGCCTTAGCTGTGCCAGCATCATCGCCAACTGGCAGATGTTGCTTAATAGTGAGACCCAGACGCAGAGCGAGACCATATTCAGCCGGCTGGCTCAGGAGTGCTGCGAGGATCTGTTTGTGGACAAGAGAGGGCTAGACGACGGAGACCAGAAGGTCATCATCAACATCGCCGGGCTGCGCTTTGAGACGCAGCTCAAAACCCTCGACCAGTTCCCTGAGACCCTTCTGGGGGACCCTATGAAGAGGATGGACTACTTTGACCCCATGAGGAATGAGTATTTCTTTGACAGGAACCGGCCCAGCTTCGACGGCATCCTCTACTACTACCAGTCAGGAGGGAAGATCCGCCGGCCGGCCAACGTTCCGCTGGATGTGTTTGCTGATGAGATCGTGTTCTATGAGCTGGGGAGTGACGCCATGGAGCAGTTCAGAGAGGACGAGGGGTTCATCAAAGAAGAGGAGATCCCTCTCCCGACCAATGAGATGTACCACCAGTTCTGGCTGCTGTTCGAGTACCCCGAGAGCTCCAACGCGGCGCGTGGCGTGGCGCTGGTCTCCGTGTTCATCATCGTTATCTCAATCATCATCTTCTGCATGGAGACGCTACCGGAGTTCCGGGATAACTCCCTGGACCCCGTCCTACCCACCACCGTCATGCAGCTGATGCCTTTCGATGGGAACCAATCGCTGGGCGGCCTCGGGTCCTTGTTCCCGCCCTCGGCCACGCCCAAAACCATCACCTCCACGTTCTCCGACCCTTTCTTCATCATCGAGACGGCCTGCATCGTCTGGTTCTTCTTCGAGCTGGTTGTCCGCTTCGTGGTCTGCCCCTCCAAGAGCGACTTCTTCCACAACCTCATGAACATCATCGACATCGTCTCCATCATCCCCTACTTCGTCACCTTGGTAACGGAGCTGGTCACCACCCCGGACCAGAACTCCAGCCAGAACATGTCCCTGGCCATCCTTCGTATCATCCGTCTGGTCAGGGTGTTCAGGATCTTCAAGCTGTCCAGACACTCCAAGGGGCTCCAGATCCTGGGCCAGACACTGAAGGCCAGCATGCGGGAGCTGGGcctcctcatcttcttcctcTTCATCGGAGTCATCCTCTTCTCCAGCGCCATCTACTTCGCCGAGGTGGACGAGCCCAGCACGCAGTTCGTCAGCATCCCCGACGGGTTCTGGTGGGCCGTGGTCACCATGACTACAGTGGGCTACGGCGACATGTGCCCGATCACCATGGGGGGAAAGATGGTGGGGACGCTCTGCGCCATCGCTGGCGTGTTGACCATCGCCCTGCCCGTACCCGTCATCGTGTCCAACTTCAACTACTTCTACCATCGGGAGACGGAGCAAGAGGACAAGCAGCCGATGGCGGATGCATCAGAGCTGGCCATGAAGGCCTCAGGAGAGAGTAAACATGGAAGTAGCACCTCACTGAACAAGACCAACGGGACCTGGCAGAGAAACTAG